GTGGCCGCCCCGCCCCCCTCCCCTGCGGCCACAGGGCCTTGGGCATCATTGCATACAGTTGACACGGGGGAGAGGGCAGCTGAAATCTCAGGTGAGGGTGTAATGACcctttccagcccccttctgtGGGGATTTAAAGAAGCCCAGCTTGGAGGGTCTCTCCTGAGTGGTTCCAGTTGCTCCTTGATAAAGATGATGGCAGTTGTTTTTCTCGAGGACCGCATCACACTACAGATGGCTTCTCTATAGCCAGAGTTCTTGAGTTTGACATGCCTTCAGAAGTGAGAGCTAGTGGCTTACCtatgagagtaagttagctcttAAGACCCAGTAGGACTAGAAGAGGTCTGTGCTTCCATGGCAttaaagtattttgtttgttgGGACAGTTAGTAACCTTGCTCCTGTCTTTCCTTGTAGGTCTTCCTAACTCTGGGATTAGTCTTGCTCACTGCCTACTTTGTGATTCAACCTTTCAGCCCACTGGCACCTGAGCCGGTGCTTTCTGGAGCTCAGACATGGCGCTCCCTCATCCATCACATTCGACTGATGTCCTTGCCTATCACCAAGAAGTACATGCCAGAGAGTAAGGGTGCACCTCTGCAAGGGGGAGATGAAGACAGACGCTTTCCAGGTAGCGCCTGCCTTTACTCCTTAGGAGGGataattttcttcctctttttattccATCTCACTAGCCCGTGGTCGTCTCAGACCTGTGGGcctcctgtcccagcctcccagatactggctgggattacaggcgtgaacCACCACCAGCAGCTTGAAATAGAGTTTTCTGACAATGTTTAATGGGAAAGGAAATATTTGCTGATATCTAATAAGATACTTTCCCCCGAATTGTCTTATTAAACTCAATCCTTACTAGGATTCTCTGGGAATGGATTTTGTTACCCTTATTTTATAGAtaggaaaactgaggctcagaaaaatTAAGAAACTTGGCAGACAAACACATGTAGTGGAACCAAATCAAACCTTGATCCAGAACACATGTCAGGAATGAATGTCCACACGGAGGGTCTGCCTCTAGTTTTTAGGTCCTTCTCTCTCCTGTGATCTCCATCCATAGCAGGTAGTTCAGAGACAGCTACTGAAGTctgggtggctttttttttttctcctgtttgcaagcagagagaggcagagacagagagaatgggtgtacagtggcctctaggctctgcaaactaactccagatgcatcatgtgccactttgtgcatctggctttacatgggcactggggaattgaaccaggatggttaggctttgcaggcttaacttaacaccttaactgctgtgccatatttacagcttctggcttttttttttttcaaggtagggtctcactctagctcaggctgacctgggattcactatctagtttcagggtggcctcgaactcatggcgatcctcctacttctgcctcctgagtgctgggattaaaggcatgtgccaccacgcctggcttcagccctctcttttttttaatttaattttatgtatttgagaaagagagaatggtcacatcagggcctccttccactgcaaatgaagctcaaatgcatgtgccacttttttgcatctggctttaggtgggtacttgggaatagaaccaaggcCTTCAGATTTTGCAAGAATGTGCCTTTTaccacagagccacctctccagccccaagataggactttcttgtatttgttaggaagattgttttgttgttttgaggtaggatctctcgctagctcaggctgacctggaattcactctgtagtctcaggctggcctcaaactcacagcagtcctcctacctctgtctgtccagtgctgggattaaaagctcaGGAGATGGTTCTTGAAGTGTCAGCAGAGCTCCAGAGATGAAGTTCCCATTTCTGTGAAGACCCAGGGCACCGGGGAAGAAGAGCCGGAGGGCCTTGTGGGCCAGCCGTGCGCGTGCTGCTCCCGCGGACGCTCGGCTGCACTCTTGGCGCTCTGTCCTCTCAGCCTCCCAGAGCGGCTTCTGCTCTTTGGCACAGGGGATGGAGGCCACAGCACAGCCCCAAGCTTCCCTCCCCCGCCCGCCCTGCACAGGGCATCTCCATGGGACCGTGAAGAAGTGAGGGAGAGTCAAGGGACTGGGTCACTCCTTCTCTACATCATAGCTGCAAAATGTCAGACCTTCAGCATCTTGCCTGAGAGCCAAAGTCTTTGGTCTTATTCGAGTTACTGTTTTGTCTTGAAGATGGAAAACAGATGAGTCCTTGGAGTTCCTGGTAGACATTGGAGGGGTGTGGTTTCAGCTCTCCAGCGTTGGTTCTATAAAAATGCTGTTTTCCTTCGTGAATGTGGGTGTGAAGACTCCATGTTTTCCTCTGTGTACACTTCTGGGAAGCTGTGAACATGCAGAGCTAACGATGTTTGCATAGCTTGAAAGGTCAGCTAAGCAGGCAAACAGTGGTGTGGGTAGAATCGTAGTGGCAGTGGAGTCTGCGCTTGTAAGAGAGGTAAGGgaagaaaacatgttttatttatttggggtttttttgaggtagggtctcacactagcccaggctgacctggaattcactatgaagtctcacggtggcctcgaactcctggtgatcctcctacgtctgcctcccatgtgctgggattaaaggtgtgcgccaccatgcctggctctactaGATATTCTTCCTGTCGCCATCTATTTACCTTTGTTCCTTCCTCTCTCAGACTTTGACCCCTGGCGCACAAATGACTATGAGCAGAATGAGTCGGAGCCCATCCCTGCCAACTGCACAGGCTGTGCCCAGAAGTTGCCCCTCATGGTAACACTGCCAGAGGATACCCCAAAGAATTTTGAAAGACTCCGTCCTTTGGTGATCAAGGTAGGCGAGAATCCAGATCCTCCTGTGATGGCCTACCCTTGAGAGGGCTGGATCAAGCCTACACAGTTTGCAGTaactggttttgttttgcttcctgTGTCACCAAGTCAGGACAGCCTCTGCCACATGAAGAGATCCAGCGGTTTTTGTGCCGGTATCCTGAGGTGACAGACGGCTTCACTGAAGGGTTTTTCAACAAGTGGTGGCGTTGCTTTCCTGAGAGGTGGTTCCCCTTTCCTTACCCGTGGTGAGTGGGCATCACTCAGTAAGAGCCCCCACTGCGCGCTACCACTGTGCAGAGTCACAGCATGCCCTTCACGGCCAGGGAGGGGCGTCCACTGTTAGCCAGTGTGAGAGGTAAAGGGGTGAAGGGAACAGGCTCGTCAGAAGGAAGGGCATCACCATGGGGCAGCAGCCAGCTTGCCTGGGAGAGCCAGGGTTGTGTCTAGCATGTGTTTGGCATTCATGCTCATGGGGAGAAAGTGAACAGAATGGTGTCTTGTGGCACTGGATCATGCCAGGTAGTTTGTCTTGGTGCTCATCAGTGACACTTATAATAGCTCTGGGGACAAAGGAACTGGCATTTTTAGAGCAGAAAAATAGGAATCAGAGGTGTTAAGTGACCTTCCCAAGATTACCAGGTTTGAAACCCGCGTGTGTGTTCcaatgtctacacacacacactgggccaTTGCTTAGGGTTAAGTTCGCCCTCCAGCAAGAAAGGGGAACCCAATTTCCATGTAGAACTGATTTAAAGGAGAAACTAAAAATTGGTTTTCGGTgttggtcgtggtggcacacacctttaatccagcactcaggaggcagaggtaggaggatcgcagtgagttcgagcccaccctgagactatatagtgaattccaggccagcctgggctagagtgagacccttccttgaaaaaccaaaaccaaccaaacaaacaaaaaaattaaaaaaaaaaaattttaagctgggtgtggtagtgcatgcctttaatcccagcacccaggaggcagaggtaggtggattgccatgagtttgaggccaccctgagaatgtagagcgaattccaggtcagcctgggctagagagcaagaccctgcttcacaaataaaacaataacaaaaactgaTTTTCCAGGAGTTTTGTTGGGTAATTTCTTACCACCTCTACctttctttagcttttttttttttctctcaaggtaaggtctcactctagcccaggctgacctggaattcactctgtaatcccagggtggcctcgaactcacggcaatccacctacctctgcctcccaaggattaaaggcgtgtaccctCACGCCTGGCTGGCTTTATTGTTGAACAGACTACCCAGGTCTTTCCCACTGCCTCACGGGAAGGGCCAGGCTGTGGTCCCTCTTCCTTCCACCCCCACCTTGTCTGTGCCCGCTGCCCAGCCTGCCGTTGCTTCAGCCTCTTTTTCCAAGATGGAGTGAATGGCATCTTTGCTTCCTCTACGTGTTGTTTTCACTGGACTTTAAAAAGAACATGCCTCCCACACACTCAAACCCTGCCTGTAGAGCTTATCTGGGTGCATGTAATGTCTATCCATTGATTTGGCACCATTGTTCTGTGTTGGGCATTTTTAGAAAA
Above is a window of Jaculus jaculus isolate mJacJac1 chromosome 8, mJacJac1.mat.Y.cur, whole genome shotgun sequence DNA encoding:
- the C8H6orf89 gene encoding bombesin receptor-activated protein C6orf89 homolog isoform X2 encodes the protein MSLPITKKYMPESKGAPLQGGDEDRRFPDFDPWRTNDYEQNESEPIPANCTGCAQKLPLMVTLPEDTPKNFERLRPLVIKSGQPLPHEEIQRFLCRYPEVTDGFTEGFFNKWWRCFPERWFPFPYPWRRPLNRSQILRELFPVFTHLPFPKDASLNKCFLLHPEPVVGSKMHKVRDLFTVGSGEAMLQLIPPFQCRRHCQSVAMPIEPGDIGYAESTHWKVYIVPRGVQPLVICDGTTLSEL